The genomic segment CACGGTTAGGTCTTGCTGGTCCTGATCTTACAAAATATCTTCACGAGATTCTCTTGAAGAGTGGTTATGTATTTCACTGTGCTGCTGAGTTGGCAATGGTTAATGATATGAAGGAGACTATTACTTACGTTGCACTGGATTTCAAACAGGAGATTGAGAAGGCAAAAGGATGTAGCTCACCAGTTGCCAAGCACTATGTGCTTCCAGATGAACAATATTTTGACCTTGATTCCCGTTGCCCTGATGTCTTAGCTCATGGTTCTGAGAGGTTCCGTTGCCCTGAAGCCCTCTTCCAGCCATCATTGGTTGGAAAGGAAGAGAGAGGAATTCATGAAAAGCTCTACAACTCAATCATGAGATGTGACGTTGATATTAGGAAAGATTTATTCGCAAACATCGTGCTTAGTGGTGGCTCGACTATGTTTCTTGGCATGGAAGAACGTATGAGCAAGGAAATCACCACTCTTGCTCCAAGCAGAACGAAGATCGAGGTGATTGCACCTAAGAGGAAGGACAGTGTCTGGATCGGAGGATCAATTCTAGCTTCCCTCAGTACTTTCAAACGAGTTAGTCTCTCTTCACTTTCTATTTCATTGATCAATAAATCAATCTATTATGTCTTTAGTCTCAAATACATTGGTTCTAATATCTGTGTCCCAATGCAGATGTGTGTAACAAAGGGGGAGTACGATGAATATGGTCCCTCAATTGTCCACAAGAAATGTTTCTAAGCTCGGTGAAGATGTTATACTCTTTTGTTCTTAGCTTGAAAGCTAAGGTTTTTGTTCATCCCTTTTTATTGTTGTAGGCTATGTCTTTCGCACCCTCTAAAACTGTTGTTGCACTCGTGTTGGATCCTCCTAAAATGCATAcattttggaggatccaacacaCACCCGTAATAATTTTTAAGAGTCTGAGTAACATAAGTTGTAGGTGACATGAATGAATGCAGatatattttgaaattgaaaatccAATAGACAGAGGAAGCATTTTGTCCCACTTTGGCAAGAAGAATAAGTGACAATAGATCGTGGacaagtttctttctttttttttttttgagggagGCAACATAAGTTTTCTCGTGTGATCATAAGTCACGGGTTCAAGTCACGGAATCAGCCACTGTTGTTTGCGTGCGTTTGAATAGACTGCCTATATTAGAAAAGTGAGAACACAATATTTTATGCACTGTGTTGTATTCTAGAAAGGTCACAAAAGTAACTAGAATGTGTACAAAGAgctaccccaaaaaaaaaaaagagagcaaggTCTTTTTCCAGTTGAGTCCTAGGCATGTATGTTTTTAttctttgctttttttttttttttttttgttttttctgttttaacttaatttaaatcCGTATTACTTTTTTGTCATTGTTATCCTTTTTAAGTTATTAGTTTATAACTGGTCTCCCAATAAAGGCCACCATCTAAATATCGATGTAAGCTCGAAGCTCAATGACGCAGAAGAGTTGATAATAAATACACCAATATATGACACTGTTTATTTGATGCATATCtgaattattttttgttctaattacccctgaacttagTAATTTAATAGCCTTACTTAACCACTTAGATGCACGTGACGACGAGCATAAACACACTTTCTTTTAGGTTCGTGGAAGtgaagaagaataaaaaaagataatttataATGAAGCATTTATACCTCCTTTTTGTGTGGTCAattttaagaaggaaaagtaACATTCTACTAAAACAacatattctcttttttttccctttcatttAATCATCCCATAGTATAAGTTTACTGCTCAATTAACTTGGATTTATTCCTAGTAATAAAGCTACTAAAAGGGTAAAGTGCTTCATATCGAAAGATTCTccattttcaaaattcaaacttcGAAATACATACTTTCTTCATCTCAAAATACTTGTCACTTCAaatctcaaaaatattttaagattattttttaaatacatataagcattgcaatttatttattttcatattttagtaatgtcttgattttgattttaaaatattaaatcaaTCTAATACAATTTAGTTCCAAAGATTAATCGAATTAACTCTCGAAAAGCAAATAGAGACAAGTATTTTGGGATGAATTATCTAGTATCCCTTAGCTTACGTCGTAATGcaaaaaattcacaaggcaacCTATTTTGACATCTCATTTAACTTGTACCTATTTTCTGCTAAAAATCGATTTTAAGATTATCAGTTAAAGTTGCAGTTTTGTAGGGTTTAAAGACGAGTAAGTTGTATCCGATCCTAAACTCCCACAAGCGTAAAGATTCAGCACCGAAGGCTTAAGAATAATGAGAATAAGGATATAAACAATGTAAAATAATGTAGGCCAAGATTCAAACTTAGATTCAAGAGCTTTTACAATTTTACAAGCTTGCGAGCAAGAAAGGTTGCTAGGGTTACAAGCCTCTGAGATAAGATGTCACTACCTTTTCTCAGAAGCTATCTTTATTCAAGCCAAAATGAGACTTTTCAACCCTAAAGTATATGCAACGATCTTGTGGTGCCAACGTTTTCTTATGCTGCGGAACCCAAATTGAGACTGATATATACGATGCGGGTTGGTGGGAATGGAAGACAATTATGACGAGCTACCCGGACCCTCACGCTTCCAACTAGCGGATTCTATCTAGAAACATGAATTCCCCAATACAAAGATCCgtcttttaaaaattattccGCATATACCATGTTTGAAATTAAACTTGACAAGACCAAACTCATATTTTAATGTGTAACCAAttgttattttgaaaatataagtttttttaaaaggaaaacaaTGTTATGTTCCGTCCCACGAGAATTTTCACAAGGAATGTAAGAATCAAATAAGGAAACCGTATATTAACGACATAGTTTTGCTACTTCTAAAATCTTGCCCAAAACCCTTTCCATATTCCTAGGAAAGATCCATCACTACAATTACTATAATACCCCTTGATCAAAATTTAGTGTGTTAAAAAGATAGGGCGCAAGTAAAAAATCTTACCAATATTTTCTGAGTGGCTGGTTAAACTTAACCGATTTTTTGATTTGTACAGTGAATTTTAAGGTTTAGGACTAAAATAATCACATttttcatgcattaaaaattatttcaattacatgatatatatatgatggcctaaaaggtcactttttttttatagttaaGGTCTTTTTTCGATTACGTGATATATATGTAAGAAGAACAACTATTTCAGTTACGTGGTATATATGAAGGACTAAATGGATCATTTTTTCTACTGGTTAAGGACTATTTCGGTTTCAATGGTATATATGAAGGACTAAGATAATCACTTTCTCTATATCATAAGGATTATTTCAATtacgcgatatatatatataaaggactAAAATAGTCCAAATCCCCATACATTAAGGAACATTTAGATCATTTTCTCGAAATTTTCCCAAGGAATGTTAAGAActaaaaataaggaaaccaTATAATACGAAGTCCTTTTGCTGTTTCTAAAATCTTGCCCAAAACCCTTCCaaactttttgaaaaaattgaaactttggCTGTAACATATGggttgaaaaaagaagaaaaacaaagtggggtttttcttgaaaacccgaAAAAGAGTGATTCTTTAAATATGAGTAGTTTAATTGGAGGAAACGAAGTATGTGAAGAATGTACTCAACGTTAATAAGCAGCTACAATTTTCATCATTTATCTATCAATAATTACTGCTCCCTCCGTTCTAATTTATTGGCACCATTTGACTTGAcatgaagtttaaaaaagaaagtctTTTGAAAcatgtggtccaaaacaagcctcaGTGGCtgaaaatcatctcataaagttaaattatttctaaatatagaaatgcgACATTTTTTTTAGgacagaccaaaaaggaaaattgtgtcacataaattgagacagagaaaGTACTAATTACTACCCCCTTTATCCCAATTTAGTGTGTTAAAAAGATATGATGCAAGtaaaaaatgttaaattttGAGTGGTTGGTTAAATTTAACAGATTTTTTGACTTGCAGCGTTACTTTTAAGGTTTAGGATTAAATTATCACAATTTTCATACATTAAGGGCTTGTTTGCTACGAGGGAAAAGGGATAATTAATCTTGAGATTAAATTTGAGCGGTATAACCAATTTCGGGATTATAGTGTTATTTTTATCCTCGTGGGAGGGTGAAATAATAATCTCGGAGTAACTAATCCTGGGATAATTAATCATGAGATAACTTATTCCCCAACCAAATGACCCCGAAGGACTATTCAATATATGTGGTATATATGAAGGATTAAAATGATcactttttctatatattaaagGACTATTTCGGTTATGTGGTGTATATAAAGGACTAACTAAGATGATCAAGGACTAACTAAGATGATCACTTTTTCTATAcgttaaggggtcgtttggtgcatggtataagctgggatatcccagcactaattttttgtaccatattataccttctaccaaaataatataaaatcaaGCACAATCTTAAGgatgggatatcccaccttatcccactAACCTTGCGATTATTTTATTCCATCTCCTAGATGGGATAAAATTAGTCCCGAAATTATAATCCCGTGATAATTTAGTTcacgtaccaaacgacccctaagaacTATTTCAGttacttgatatatatataaaggactAAAATAGTCCAACCCCCATACCTTAAGGAccattttgttcattttctcAGAATTTTCCCCAAGGAATATTTAAGAACTAAACTTTATTTTGCTCTTTCTAAAGTCTTGCCTAaaaccctttccaaattttttggaagatccatcaaaaaattgaaactttggCTGTAACATAtgggttgaagaagaagaaaaaacaaagtGGGGTTTTTGTTGAAAACCCaaaaaagattgaatctttAAATATGGGTAAATTAATTGGAGGAAAAGTATGTGAAGAATTCACAGCAGGGTATTATGGGGTTTGTACTATTGGTGGTATGCTTAGTGCTGGAACTACTCATCTTGCTATTACTCCTCTTGATGTTCTCAAAGTTAATATGCAGGTATAATTCTTCATTATTTTTTCTAACAATAATAATTACTAACTAATACCCCCTTGATCCTAATTTTGTAGTTTttgctatttttaatttattttagagTTTGATGCAGTTTTTCAGGTGTAACTTctgcttctttctttcttttttttttttttttttttgtgtgtgtgtgtgtctagtGTAGTTTTGTATGTGTATAGTTTTAGGATTTGATGAGATTTTCTTAGTGTTTATAGTTAAGTCTTGTATATTTTTGGTTAAAGAATCTATTTCTAGTTGCTGTGGAACAAGTAGGAGATTTTCTTGAGGAAAAAATATGGGGTTTTTGCATATAGGGGATAATACTATGCAGGTACATTTATCATCATTTTATCTATAATTACTACAATACCCCTTGATCGCAATATGGAGAGTTAGGGACAGAGTTCGAAAAGGTCAAATCTTTGATGATTCCGTCATCTATGAttgagtttcaatttttttggttaaagaaTCTATTTTGAGTTGTTGTGGAACAATTTAGGAGATTTTCTAGAAGAAAAAATATGGGGTTTTGCATATAGGGGTTAATATGTAGGTACATTTATCATCATTTTTCTAATGATAATTACTACAATACGCCTTGATCCCAATGTAGTGTGTTACAGACAGTGTTCGAAAAGGTCAAATCTTTGATGATTCATCTATGATTGagttgcaaatttttttttttttttttggtcaaggAATCTATTTCTAGTTGCTGTGTAACAATTAGGAGATTTTCTCGAAGAAAAAATATGGGGTTTTGCGTATGAGGGTTAATATGCAgctacatttatcatcattTTTCTAATAATAATTACTATAATACACCTTGATGATTCCGTCATCTATGATTGAGTTGCGAAAAATTCATTTTGAACCATATTCTTTCTTGTTAAAGAATCTCTTTTTAGTTGCTCTGGAACAATTAGgagattttttaaaagaaaatatgggCATCTGCTTCTGGCAGGCAACATGCTTGGTCCCGCTTATGGTGAGTTTCAATGTTTAATTCAGCTTTATTTGGATTCACCAACTTACCCAATATTTTGAGGATTTATCATAAATAAACTAGTTGTAATGTGAGGAACCTCGTATAGGCACATAGTCGATCACTTCTTTAATAGTAGTAATTAATATTGCAATCATTTTGGGGTTAATGTTTTCCTGTCAATATCATTGATTAAGATTAAGCTATATAGTTTTTAAGATTTTCTTTAGGCATCTTTATCGGTCATTTATTGCTAAATTTGCATTTATGAAtgatgtttttttcttttcctggGATTTGGGGTGTATTACTTCATCATTTTTCTGACAACAACAACGACTGCTACCCTTGATCCCAAATTAGTTTGATTTACAGTGTTAATTCGGCTATGTTTGGATTCAACAACTTACACAATATTGTGAGGATTTATCAAAAATGAACTGACTTTACAGGCTTGGGAACTAGTAGTAATGTGATCAAGCTCGTACGTATACAGAGTTGATCACGTCCGTAACATTAATCAACATTTCAATCATTTTGGGGTTAACGTTTTCGGTTTTCCTGTTAATTTCATTGTAAGGTTATTCTTGGTAGTTTTTAAGATTTTCTTTGGCGAGTTTATCGTCATATATCTCCAAAATTGGAACTCTGattaatatttcatttttcgGGGGTGAGAAGGCAgagacgtttttttttttttttttttttttttttttttttttttttgtggttgtCTTTTTGCCAGAATTTGAGTCTAAACTATATTTAGGGTTGCATTTCTGATTTCTCGTGAGCAAAATACTAAGATATAGAGTTGGCTAATGCTGCTGAATGTGGATTATGAAATTGTATAAGTACCCTCAAAGAGTCAAATTATTTAGCATTTGATTGATGCCAGAATAGAGCGGAATGGATACAGAGAATTATATAGCTTTCGGAATTCTGACGCATAGTTGATTGAtatttgattgattgattggTGTACCTGACAATTCCCTTTCATTATGAACTTTATTATGAATTACTGCTCATGCAGGCGGAGAGTTCATCATTTCTTTACCATTAATAGGTTTGCAATCTTTCTGGGGTTGATAATTCCTGTCAATTTAATCGATTAAGATTATGCATCATAGTTCTTGAAGTTTTTGTGTCTTTCTTGgttctggtttttttttttttttttttttttttggccgaaTTTGGGTCAAAACTAAATGTAGTATCACATTTCTGGTCTCTTATACACAAAGGCTAAGATAAACAGTTAGTTAATGCtcctaaatgtagatttttaaATTGTGTAAATACCCTTAAAAAGTCAAATTATTTAGCATTTGAATTCCTGAATAGAGCAGAATGGATACAGAGCATTATATAGATGACACCAACTAATTTGGAAGTTTAATTTATAGTTGATTGATTGGTGTACCCGTCAATCCCCTTTTGGTTGGTATTGCGGCTCTTTCATTATGAACTTTATTATGAATTACTGTTTGTAACTTGTAGGTGCACCCTATCAAGTATAATAGCATTTCAACATGCTTTACGACTTTGCTGAAAGAACAAGGTCCCTCGGCCTTTTGGCGAGGCTGGGCTGGGAAGTTTTTTGGCTATGGTGTTCAGGGTGCTTGTAGATTTGGTCTGTACGAATACTTTAAGAAAGTATACTCAAATATACTGGTCGATCAGAACAAGAGTTTGGTATTTCTCGCCAGCAGCGCATCAGCTGAATTAATTGCTAATGTAGCTCTTTGTCCGTTTGAGGCCATTAAAGTTCGTGTGCAAGCTCAGCCTCATTTTGCAAAAGGCCTCTCTGATGGTTTTCCGAGAATATATGCATCAGAAGGCTTCCATGGGTACGAACCCGACCATGTACCTTTTTCCccagaaaatgacaaaaatggtcccttgtGTTTGAGGGTAGGTTAAAAAATAGGTTCTTCATTACGCATTTAACACTTTTGGTCCGTTAAGGttgcgaaattattttcttattcttaGATTTCTATTACTACCTAATGTTTCTTTagctttgattatcttattatCTTCTTGTTGTTTCTGCTTGTTGTTACTACCTCTTTCATCTTTCCTTGAGCTGAGGAAAGGACCTCTCTGCCTtctcaaggtaggggtaaggtttgcgtacacactaccctccccaaaccccacttgtgggattacactgggtatgttgttgttgtaagttTGCGAAAAGTAAACACTTTTAGTCTTCATCAAATATTTACCGAACTTTGTTGGTTGGATGTGACGGAAACTccgagaaaaaggaaattagcgggaactcacatttagaggtacaACTTCTTGTAGTTTCTGCTATTTTTAATCTATTTCTAGAGTCTGGTGCAACTTTTTAAGGTGTAATTTCTGCGTTTTTTGTATCTTTTTAGTTTCTAGTGTAGTTTTTCGTGTTGgatattttaggatttgatggacttttttggtatttatagttaattttctttttatagttcCCGTCAAATCTAACAGATAATGTTTAGTAAACATTTGACGGAGGCTAAAAGTATAAactttgacaaacttaaaggaccaaaactgttaaatGTATACTTATCggactattttgaaccaaaCCTCAaaaataagggaccatttttgtcattttctctaaCATTTCTCTAACATTTCTTCGTATTGATTATCTCTACAATTCCTTTTCCTAATTTCAGGTTATACAGGGGGCTTATTCCGCTACTGGGCCGTAATATACCATGTATCTCTCAGTCCTTACCACTCTATTCAGTTGTTGTAAATTTGTATATCTATCCAAtgaaattatatacatatatacgcatGATGCAGCATGTGGATTTTTGAGgattaaagaaataaataaattgacTATTCTGAATTTTGTAGCCACGTTGA from the Lycium ferocissimum isolate CSIRO_LF1 chromosome 11, AGI_CSIRO_Lferr_CH_V1, whole genome shotgun sequence genome contains:
- the LOC132038660 gene encoding mitochondrial phosphate carrier protein 1, mitochondrial-like isoform X2, whose amino-acid sequence is MGKLIGGKVCEEFTAGYYGVCTIGGMLSAGTTHLAITPLDVLKVNMQVHPIKYNSISTCFTTLLKEQGPSAFWRGWAGKFFGYGVQGACRFGLYEYFKKVYSNILVDQNKSLVFLASSASAELIANVALCPFEAIKVRVQAQPHFAKGLSDGFPRIYASEGFHGLYRGLIPLLGRNIPFSIVMFSTFEHTVNLLYKKLIQKRREDCSKAQQLTITCLAGYAAGSVGSIISNPADNIVASLNNKKASSLKLANQWTFNQRYRGRGKGSKSFKMKAAIHQSMDIPSMRILLQLI
- the LOC132038660 gene encoding mitochondrial phosphate carrier protein 1, mitochondrial-like isoform X1; its protein translation is MGKLIGGKVCEEFTAGYYGVCTIGGMLSAGTTHLAITPLDVLKVNMQVHPIKYNSISTCFTTLLKEQGPSAFWRGWAGKFFGYGVQGACRFGLYEYFKKVYSNILVDQNKSLVFLASSASAELIANVALCPFEAIKVRVQAQPHFAKGLSDGFPRIYASEGFHGLYRGLIPLLGRNIPFSIVMFSTFEHTVNLLYKKLIQKRREDCSKAQQLTITCLAGYAAGSVGSIISNPADNIVASLNNKKASSLKLAVKKIGFLNLFTRSLPIRIMLVGPVVTLQWLFYDSIKLLSGLPTSGHLIKDTEEGEKAQSHSR
- the LOC132038661 gene encoding actin-104-like isoform X2; translated protein: MGDGKDIRPLVVDNGTEICKVGFAGEDSPRTDFPSIVGRPRHIGVMVGMGQKSAHVGYEAQCKRGFLNLKHPIVHGIIRNWDDMEQIWHHTFYHELGVAPEEHPVLLTEAPLNPKVEREKMTQIMFETFYVLGMYVANQAVLPLFASGRTTGIVLDSGSSVSHTVPIYEGHALPHAISRLGLAGPDLTKYLHEILLKSGYVFHCAAELAMVNDMKETITYVALDFKQEIEKAKGCSSPVAKHYVLPDEQYFDLDSRCPDVLAHGSERFRCPEALFQPSLVGKEERGIHEKLYNSIMRCDVDIRKDLFANIVLSGGSTMFLGMEERMSKEITTLAPSRTKIEVIAPKRKDSVWIGGSILASLSTFKRVSLSSLSISLINKSIYYVFSLKYIGSNICVPMQMCVTKGEYDEYGPSIVHKKCF
- the LOC132038661 gene encoding actin-100-like isoform X1, whose protein sequence is MGDGKDIRPLVVDNGTEICKVGFAGEDSPRTDFPSIVGRPRHIGVMVGMGQKSAHVGYEAQCKRGFLNLKHPIVHGIIRNWDDMEQIWHHTFYHELGVAPEEHPVLLTEAPLNPKVEREKMTQIMFETFYVLGMYVANQAVLPLFASGRTTGIVLDSGSSVSHTVPIYEGHALPHAISRLGLAGPDLTKYLHEILLKSGYVFHCAAELAMVNDMKETITYVALDFKQEIEKAKGCSSPVAKHYVLPDEQYFDLDSRCPDVLAHGSERFRCPEALFQPSLVGKEERGIHEKLYNSIMRCDVDIRKDLFANIVLSGGSTMFLGMEERMSKEITTLAPSRTKIEVIAPKRKDSVWIGGSILASLSTFKRMCVTKGEYDEYGPSIVHKKCF